One region of Callithrix jacchus isolate 240 chromosome 16, calJac240_pri, whole genome shotgun sequence genomic DNA includes:
- the EBAG9 gene encoding receptor-binding cancer antigen expressed on SiSo cells, giving the protein MAITQFRLFKVCTCLATVLSFLKRLICRSGRGRKLSGDQITLPTTVDYSSVPKQTDVEEWTSWDEDAPTSVKIEGGNGNVATQQNSLEQLEPDYFKDMTPTIRKTQKIVIKKREPLNFGIPDGSTGFSSRLAATQDMPFIHQSSELGDLDTWQENTNAWEEEEDAAWQAEEVLRQQKIAEREKRAAEQQRKKMEKEAQRLMKKEQNKIGVKLS; this is encoded by the exons ATGGCCATCACCCAGTTTCGGTTATTTAAAGTTTGTACTTGCCTAGCAACAGTATTATCGTTCCTAAAGAGATTAATATGCAG atctGGCAGAGGACGGAAATTAAGTGGAGACCAAATAACTTTGCCAACTACAGTTGATTATTCATCAGTTCCTAAGCAg ACAGATGTTGAAGAGTGGACTTCATGGGATGAAGACGCACCCACTAGTGTAAAGATCGAAGGAGGGAATGGGAATGTGGCAACACAACAAAACTCTTTGGAACAACTGGAACCTGACTATTTTAAGGACATGACACCAACTATTAGGAAAACTCAGAAA ATTGTTATTAAGAAGAGAGAACCACTGAATTTTGGCATTCCAGATGGGAGCACAGGTTTTTCTAGTAGATTAGCAGCTACACAAGATATGCCTTTTATTCATCAGTCT TCTGAATTAGGTGACTTAGATACCTGGCAAGAAAATACCAATGcatgggaagaagaagaagatgcaGCCTGGCAAGCAGAAGAAGTTCTGAG GCAGCAGAAaatagcagaaagagaaaagagagcagCAGaacaacaaaggaagaaaatggaaaaggaagcaCAGCGGCTAATGAAgaaggaacaaaacaaaattggtgTGAAACTTTCATAA
- the EBAG9UORF gene encoding uncharacterized protein EBAG9UORF, with the protein MAAARRQSWLRRSSRPALNERGWE; encoded by the coding sequence ATGGCAGCTGCGCGGCGGCAAAGCTGGCTGCGACGGAGCTCGCGCCCGGCTTTGAATGAGCGGGGCTGGGAGTGA